From the genome of Haloarcula limicola, one region includes:
- a CDS encoding mechanosensitive ion channel family protein, whose amino-acid sequence MQGTAVPTPESEITGERIVEFIAELQELLQRLEATKGRLTATILLVLVLFLSIVVAPALFSEFRGAFSDWMRSGRMGRGMERIASLTPTSSRGVLLRSLQLTALCLVVVSFLIVWDLVDVVDVAAPIILEGSPKLYATAQSVLLVLLGFVLSDQLKRSIDRLSLALDDFTEHQEEILLRVGQVTISIVIGVTILAIWGLDLSGLLVGAGFLGIVVGFAARTTLGSLIAGFVLMFSRPFTIGDWVVIGEQEGIVTEITVFNTRLENFDGEFVVIPNDRVGDQAVTNRSQKGLLRLTMDLGVDYDTDVERATELAQETMAAVEEVVDSPPPQVVPKSFGDSAIVLELRFWIDHPTPPRKWQAISAVVQEVKTAFDEEGISIPFPQRTLQSRADGEDGTPESVIRSVNAESED is encoded by the coding sequence GTGCAGGGGACCGCCGTGCCGACGCCGGAGAGCGAGATAACCGGGGAGCGGATAGTCGAATTCATCGCGGAGCTGCAGGAACTCCTCCAGCGACTGGAGGCCACCAAGGGCCGCCTCACGGCGACTATCCTCTTGGTTCTGGTCCTCTTTCTCAGCATCGTCGTCGCGCCGGCGCTGTTCTCGGAGTTCCGAGGCGCATTCAGCGACTGGATGCGGTCGGGACGGATGGGGCGCGGGATGGAGCGAATCGCGTCGCTCACGCCGACGTCGTCTCGGGGCGTGTTGCTCCGCTCGCTCCAGCTGACGGCGCTGTGCCTCGTCGTCGTCTCGTTTCTCATCGTCTGGGATCTCGTGGACGTCGTCGACGTCGCCGCGCCGATAATTCTGGAGGGGAGTCCGAAACTGTACGCCACGGCACAGAGCGTCCTCCTGGTGCTGTTGGGGTTCGTCCTCTCCGATCAGTTGAAGCGGAGTATCGACCGACTCAGCCTCGCGCTCGACGACTTCACCGAACATCAGGAGGAGATACTGCTTCGGGTCGGACAGGTGACAATCTCCATCGTCATCGGCGTCACCATCCTCGCGATCTGGGGGCTGGACCTCAGCGGCCTGCTCGTGGGGGCGGGCTTCCTCGGGATCGTCGTCGGCTTCGCCGCTCGGACGACGCTCGGGTCGCTCATCGCGGGGTTCGTCCTGATGTTCTCCCGGCCGTTCACTATCGGCGACTGGGTCGTCATCGGCGAACAGGAGGGCATCGTCACGGAGATCACCGTCTTCAACACGCGACTCGAGAACTTCGACGGGGAGTTCGTCGTCATCCCGAACGACCGGGTCGGCGACCAGGCGGTCACCAACCGGAGCCAGAAGGGACTGCTCAGACTGACGATGGACCTCGGCGTTGATTACGACACCGACGTGGAACGAGCGACGGAGCTGGCCCAGGAGACGATGGCGGCCGTTGAGGAAGTCGTCGACTCTCCCCCGCCACAGGTCGTTCCGAAGTCGTTCGGCGATTCGGCCATCGTCCTCGAACTGCGGTTCTGGATCGACCACCCGACGCCGCCCCGGAAGTGGCAGGCCATCTCGGCCGTCGTTCAGGAGGTGAAAACCGCCTTCGACGAGGAGGGCATCTCGATCCCGTTCCCACAGCGGACGCTCCAATCCCGAGCGGACGGCGAGGACGGCACCCCGGAGAGCGTGATCCGCTCGGTGAACGCGGAGAGCGAAGACTGA
- a CDS encoding DUF2150 family protein yields the protein MSTPPGEYYTEERWQNWLDRIGEENVDPEDEDSARLLLNLQDDTAIAVAKILTDYEDGELDEETALDELAGVREIVLADLEMEDEETLMLIDGVQTSLLCVFYAAEEYVAEGVAEDASVADYVGAAADAEAEEDLDAALGYCVQAGTRIINGDELSMDVAENLDYGLVSEWVNGLDSLQTAMSDPEVVEEEDEA from the coding sequence ATGAGCACTCCGCCGGGGGAGTATTACACCGAAGAACGCTGGCAGAACTGGCTCGATCGCATCGGCGAAGAGAACGTCGACCCCGAAGACGAGGACTCGGCGCGCCTCCTGTTGAACTTACAGGACGACACGGCGATCGCCGTCGCGAAGATACTCACCGACTACGAGGACGGTGAACTCGACGAGGAGACCGCGCTCGACGAGCTCGCGGGCGTCCGCGAGATCGTCCTCGCGGACCTAGAGATGGAGGACGAGGAGACGCTGATGCTGATCGACGGCGTCCAGACGTCGCTGCTCTGTGTCTTCTACGCCGCCGAGGAGTACGTCGCCGAGGGCGTCGCCGAGGACGCCTCCGTCGCCGACTACGTCGGGGCCGCCGCCGACGCCGAGGCCGAGGAGGACCTCGACGCGGCGCTCGGCTACTGCGTGCAGGCCGGGACGCGCATCATCAACGGCGACGAACTCTCCATGGACGTCGCCGAGAACTTGGACTACGGCCTGGTCTCGGAGTGGGTCAACGGGCTCGATAGCCTCCAGACGGCGATGAGCGACCCCGAGGTCGTCGAAGAGGAAGACGAGGCCTAA